The sequence below is a genomic window from Schistocerca gregaria isolate iqSchGreg1 chromosome 5, iqSchGreg1.2, whole genome shotgun sequence.
TGTTGCATACCAAAGGTATCCAGTGGCATCAAAGCAGCTGAAGTATGCCTTCTGCTAACGTCCTTCTTCCTCCATGTCTTGAAACATGGACACATGCATGGTGCTGCTGCATGCAGATGCGGTACCAGTCTGGAATAACGATGTAATTACAGTCCTGCCTCTATCTGCTGCAGCGTCAGAGAGAACGGCTTTGGTGGTCCCCATGTTGAGTCCCAAGATCCCACCAATGTAGAATTTCGACAAGGAGAATATTCTTCTACTTACAGGCGGCATAACATGATCTTCTCAGAAACAGACAACCTTCAGCGGCAAGTTCTGTCTGACAAACCTGTTGAGTAATCGGTGGTCAGGTctagaatttaactgacgaaagtgtTACCCACTCCCTGCAGTTGCGCTGAAATGCCAGTCGCTCGTATATAGAAGCGCATGATGTCTCTCTGACGGATTTTGTGTGCTGCCTTCATGCTGTTgcagttttaacggccagcagCCTATTCATAATGAAGGGAAATTCATTCTCTTCCCTTGTACACTATGTCGAGGAACATCACTTTTAAACCCACATGGTGCTTGTAACACATGACTTGTATGTTAGAGGCTGAATGATGTTGTCTCTACAGTGGAATTCGCACCCCGTCAAATGATTAAAACGACCCTTCCATTGACAGTCTTCACCTAGGGACTTCCATAAAACGTAAAACCAAGTAGTAGATTTTCATCACTTCAGTTAAGCAAATCAAACCGATTTCTTCCTCTCAGGATGCTACTAGAACAAAGCACAACATGGGTATCGTAGATTGTTTGTTCTCAAAAGTCTTGTAGAGTGCAAAATAATTCTTTAAATATTAAGTACACAGCATCGGATTCTACTCCGCATGTAACTTCGGGACTCGCTGAACAAGTGTTTGAGTTTCTGTAGACTTCGACCTCCGTTATTAGCGGACGGACACAAACTTTATTTACCGATGAATTGCCGtataatttcagattttattttatttaggaaAATGGTGTAGGCAATTCATTAATGTCTTCTTCAGGCCTCTGTGCACACAATGTATACAGAATCAGATATACCGACACAGGAATAACTGGAGCCATGAACACCTGCGTTCCGTGAATATTTTGTGGAGCTTGACAAATACTGAACTCTCGGGATATATGTGTGCACAGTTGTTGTAAAAAAATTCGCCGAATCCAAGTATTCACGGCTCCGGTTAAGCGTATATCGATATGTCTGATTCTATATACACGTAGTGCATAGGGACCTGAAGACAGCATTAATAAGTCTGGGAAACCGTCTTCTTAAATACAATAACATCTGAAAATAAGCGGCTGTTTGGCaacttttctttgaaaatatttcacCAAATGCTGTCCTGTGTCCACGATGGATCAACAGGAACACGAAGCTCGCTGGCAGTGGTTAGCATCGGGAAACAGAAAACTTATACCCTGACTGGCTCTTTCAGAACACGTTCatggtgtttttttgtttttcggaCCGGAGTGCACATTTCACTCTTACGCTGTTGTATGGAGAGCAGTTGAGCTGCACCGCTGCTCACTGCGGCATCACCTGCTGTGCATATGGCGTAAATTTTGTACATGCAATTTTTTGGCTACACAGTCGATGGAATATGCAGCCCCAATCTCATAGTTCTGAAATTATCTCAGTATAAGTAGGAACACGACCCAATATTTCTGTTTGTGCACTACCCAGGAACAGAAATTCGAGTCATAAAGTAGCAATTTACTTTATGTCAGACTCCGCAGACAGCTAAAGAATCATAAATCTAGTAAACAGAATGAGAACTCTGTTTCAGCGAATCGACTACACGTGCTCCTTGTGTTGAAATGAAGACTTCTCAGAATCTAACAGCCAGATTCTCCACTAGGGTTCTCGCCAGCAGAATCTCATGCTCGAGCCCCAGAGGGAAATCCCAGCAGGGATGTGCCCTTTGCCACTAAAGGGAAGTCCTTGTTAAAATCTCAGTCAGGTCGTTCCTGCACACACGGCGTCGAACGTTGCACTCAAGTGACGAATACCAGTAGCCTGTACAAATGTACTATGTTCCACTACACAGGCGATGAACCTGCAGCAAATCATCTAAGGCTCGTGCTTCTTTCTGAAGGTTGTGTGGAACCTTCCATTTCCCCTCCTACATTCTTGAAACTCAGCCAAACAAGAACATTTCTCTGCTTTTCAGCGGAACATGTGTGCTTTCAATGAGAAGGTTCCACAAAGGTCAGCTAATGACCATCATTTCTGATCTTTCGCATTTCTTCGCACTTAAAGCATGTCTCTTTGCCTATTCCGCCACCGATGCTTTTTCTCCAGGTACTACTGTCCTGAAATACTTTTTGCCCCGTTCCGAAGGCACTACGGCCTTCTGCTACCTTGAGCAACATACACCACCACCGCAATGCTGTACTCCCTTTGACGGCAGTAAATGTCCGCCCCTGCAGAACATGACCACTCTCTTTCCAGCCCACTTTACCTGACAGCGGCTTCTGAAGAATGCATGCTTCACTTCGCCTTCTCTGTCTGTGTTCAGCCTTCAGTAAGCTCTAGTCATGCGTTACTATGGAAATCGTTAGTACTTGGTGGTAGCCAGTATCTGCCAGTGAAATGGTTTATAATCCGTTTGTGCattgtaaactgtgttttaatataaatataaatgtacgAAAATATTACATGTATGGCGTTAATATCTAGCTATGTTACAAATTCTTTGTGTTGTTTACAGTGAGACTGTTTCACACCATTTTCTGTCACATTGCTACAGGCAGGGTGCCAAAACTGGTGTCGACGGGATGCAGCGACTGCACGCCTAGCCAGATGGAGAGAGCTGTCAAGATCCTGAAGCACATCACAGAGAGGCACCCTGCAGAGTGGACCAAGCTGAAGGCCAAGTACGACCCCACGGGCGAGTACACCAAGAAGTATACCGAGGCCTGGAAGGAGCGGGGCGTCAATTTCTGAGCGCCGCGTCACTCCGACTCAGATCTGAGCTGTTACCCAGAATTCAACTGTAAATCCTGTCTCTTTCCAGGAACTTTCCCACTACCGTAAATTCATGTGATAGCTTCGTCCAATTTTATCACTGAACGGAATTTCTAAAGCTACACTTGTTCACAAAATTCCAAACATTatcatatgaaataaaaatttattgttaAATTTGTGTTTCATATTCTGGTAGGTGGCTTGACAATTTCCTGCGTCAGAGTATGAACCCCTGTCGAAGTCCCATTTTTCTCTAACTACGTTTGAACCATCACGTGTGACAGTTTATCGAAACTTGTGGGTAATGACCCGCGAAGGCAAGAATGAAATTTTATGAGGGGTAAAAACGAAAGGGTTCAACTGTCTTTTGGTTGTGAGACTAAACTTCTTTTAAAATATCGTTACTATTATGACTGCTTCTTAACATTGTAATAATGATCGAGTAAGTTACCAATAATTTAAGattttccttggaaaaccagtattaaCATGTGACACAATGTGGTGGATATTACAGCTACGCATACACTTTGAACTTTGCAAAACGCATCTATGACAGTAAAGTTGAGACATACACATCTCACATATTTAAATATCTCATAAAAATGCGTCTCTGAGTGGTTGGCAGTTATCCCGAAGGATGACTAATTGCTTCATTATTTACTTCACGACAGATAAAGGGACTAATTGACAATAAAATGCAACTATAACGTTTACAGCGCGATTCCGTCTGGAAACCCACGAAGCGGCTTAGGGtcacaaatgtcgggaaataccccgaAAACAAtatgagaaatgttgaacatatGACATCACCAGATACcgtatcttgccgcacttgcagtGATTGCGCTTGGGGGTGAAGGGAGGACTGATCGAGGCGAAGCTTGCTTTCGTAACTGTGATCTGTGGTAAACATAGAAGTTAGAAAATTATTCCCTTCGGTGTAATCAAGTAAGAGGTGCTCTTATTTTGTGTTTCGTTCCTTTTGGTTCTTCTTATATTGTTTAAGAGACATTATTTAGTACAGAAAATGTAGGTCATTTACTATTAACGACGTAGTTGGGAAACGTATAGTGATTTACTTGTGATGCAAAACATTCGGTTTGTGTCGTACTAAACTTTGCAATAATCCTGCGGAGAGGACTAGGCTGTAAAAAAATAATATAGCTTGTAAACGCGTAACTGTTTCAAGAAATGAAAAACATACAGCCCGCCAGCACCACAACTCGATCCCTGAACCCTCCGCACTTATGACGCGCACCTAGGCCTGGATCGACTGCGACATGAACACTTGGCTCAACTACTGCCCGCGCGAGGAGGTAACTTGTGGTGAAAGAGTTTTAAGGTCTCATGTTGAATATTTGTCATCCGTTAATGAAATAATTCCGAAAATTTACGACGCTATGTGTCTTATATTAATTTACTTCTCTCATAGTCATGTACGTCCCATCGGCGATGCTTAAACTTTCATAATAATCTCTCCGTATTTGCTGCTATATTACTGTACGACCTACAGCacagtactattattattattaatggtatATACGTATAGGCCGCTACAGTACCACGTGAAGCGAGTACTTAACCCGAGTTTTTTCAAATGCTATATTTCTTTCATCCTCTGACTgtatattttctttgtttcttcctaccAATATGTTCCTGTCTTGAATTTCTTTACCTCTTGTGATCAACGTTAGGTTCTTAAAGCTTTATATATTTCCCAACATCTATTCAGTT
It includes:
- the LOC126272242 gene encoding ejaculatory bulb-specific protein 3-like; protein product: MARNLILCCCLVAVAAVSVKAEDKLDNLNVDEILNNDRLLKSYIQCVLDADDGKCTTEGKEIKSRVPKLVSTGCSDCTPSQMERAVKILKHITERHPAEWTKLKAKYDPTGEYTKKYTEAWKERGVNF